GTGCCTCAGTCGTAAGGAACCGCCATGCCGACGTACGATTACCGCTGCGACAACTGCGGGCACGAAGTCGAAGTGTTCCAGTCGATCACCGCCAAGCCGCTCCGCAAATGCCCCGAGTGCGGCAAGAACACCTTCAAACGCCTCATCGGCACCGGCGCCGGCGTGCTCTTCAAGGGCGACGGCTTCTGGCAGACCGACTATCGCTCCGAGGGATACAAAAAAGCCGCCGACGCGGAAAAGCCCAAGTCGGAAACGAAGTCCGAAACTAAATCCGATTCCGCCGCGTCCTCCTCCGACGCCAAACCGGCCAAACCCGCCGAGTCCAAACCGGCGAAAAAGCCCGGTAAAAAGCCCAACAAGAAAGATTGACGCCCATCATCAAAGCTGTGGCACAGCCGCCCCCGGCTGTGCTTTCATATCCGCATCATTCGCACGGTCGAGGGCGGCCATGCCACAGATCACCCACGAACGCAGCCTCCAGATTTGTGATCAATCCGCCTCAAGCACCAGCCGGTAGCGCGGGCTGCCGTGTTCGAGTTTCTCGAACGCGTCATTGATCTGCGACATCTTGTAGTGTTCGGTGATCGGTTCGATCTTGTGCCTCGCACAGAAGTCGAGCATCTTGCGCACGGTCGCCGGGTTGCCCAGCGGGCTGCCCGCCAGCGACTTCTGCCCGGCGATGAGCGAGAAACCGATGACGCCGAAGTTGCCGGTGACCGCGCCGACGGTGTGCAATGTTCCGCCGCTGGCCAGCGCGCCGACGTATTCCTGCCAGTTGAGGTTGGCGTTGGTCGTGTTGATGATCAGGTCGAACTTGCCTTTGACTTTCTCCAGCGCCCCCGCATCCTTCGTGTTGACGAATTCGTCCGCCCCGAAGCTCATCGCCTCGGCCTTCTTGTCCGCGGAAGTCGAGAAGGCCGTCACTTCGCAGCCCCATTTGTCGAGGAACTTGATCGCCATGTGCCCCAGTCCGCCGATGCCGATGACGCCGACACGCGCGGTGGGAGCCAGGTCATGCTGCACGATCGGGTTGAACACGGTGATCCCGCCGCAGAAAAGCGGGCCGGCGGTTTTGGGATCGACGCCGGCGGGGAGTTTCGTGACCCAACCCCAATGCGCCCGCACACGATCGGCGAATCCGCCGTGCCTTCCGACGATGACGCCTTCGGCTGTCGCACAGAGATTGTGACGCCCGCTGATGCAGTAGTCGCAGTGCATGCACGACTGGCTGAACCATCCGAGGCCGACCGTGTCGCCGACCTTCAGATGCGGCACGCGCTCGCCGACCGCCGCGACCGTGCCCGCCACTTCGTGCCCCCCGACGAACGGATACTGCGTCATGCCCCATTCGTTGTCGCGCATCGACAGGTCGCTGTGACAGATGCCGCAGTAGGCGACCTTGATCTCGACTTCGTCAGCGTTGAGCCGGCCCGGATCGTACTGAAACTTCTGGAACGGGGCGCCCTGCTTGGGCGCGGCGTAGGCGTTGAACATCGCGGTACTCCTGTGAAAATGTTCCCACATGATACCCGCCGCGATGTGAGTTGGGCGCGAAATCTGAAAGCTCAGGGATGGCCATCCCTGAGCTTTCCGCATCTACTCGATACGCACCGGCTCGAAGATCACGCCGCTTTCCGCCTTGCGCGCGAAATATCCCATGACGTCCAGCGACCCGATGTTCTGGCGGATCATGTACGCCGCGCGGACCAGGTCGGCTTTCTGCAACTGCTCCATCGATGCTTTGGTCGCATTGAGCCGCACGCTGTAGAACGCGCAGTCTTCGTGCTGAATGAGCACGACGCGCTTCAGCTCGTGTGCCTCGACGAGGAACTTGAGTTCATCGAGGACGCCGGCCTCTTCGAGCCGCGCCGCCGAATACCCCGCCAGACACGCCGGCCCCCCCGGGAGCGCGACGCGATCATACCGCGGCAATTTCAGCCCGTTCTGCAGAAAGTCATCATACTGCTCGCACACGCGCCCGTCTGAACAATAGAGAGCCGCCGCGTGCATGCGCTTGGTGTGATACGGAAGTTTGGATTCGTATTGCATGTCGCTCGCAGGTTGAAGAAGTCCCCGCCGTAGCTCCGCGGGCTTCAGAGTTGTCATTTCATGTGCTTGATGATCGCGTCGCCGAATTCGGAGCACTTGAGCAGCTTGGCGCCGTCCATGAGGCGTTCGAAGTCGTAGGTCACGGTCTTCGCCCCGATCGCGCCGTCCATGCCTTTGATGATCAGGTCGGCGGCTTCGGTCCAGCCCAGGAAGCGGAACATCATTTCGCCTGACAGAATGACGGAGCCGGGGTTGACCTGGTCCTTGCCGGCGTACTTGGGGGCGGTGCCATGGGTGGCTTCGAAGATGGCGTGGCCGGTGTGGTAGTTGATGTTGCCGCCGGGGGCGATGCCGATGCCGCCGACCTGCGCGGCCAGGGCGTCGGAGATG
This window of the Planctomycetota bacterium genome carries:
- a CDS encoding alcohol dehydrogenase catalytic domain-containing protein; amino-acid sequence: MFNAYAAPKQGAPFQKFQYDPGRLNADEVEIKVAYCGICHSDLSMRDNEWGMTQYPFVGGHEVAGTVAAVGERVPHLKVGDTVGLGWFSQSCMHCDYCISGRHNLCATAEGVIVGRHGGFADRVRAHWGWVTKLPAGVDPKTAGPLFCGGITVFNPIVQHDLAPTARVGVIGIGGLGHMAIKFLDKWGCEVTAFSTSADKKAEAMSFGADEFVNTKDAGALEKVKGKFDLIINTTNANLNWQEYVGALASGGTLHTVGAVTGNFGVIGFSLIAGQKSLAGSPLGNPATVRKMLDFCARHKIEPITEHYKMSQINDAFEKLEHGSPRYRLVLEAD
- a CDS encoding zinc ribbon domain-containing protein, translated to MPTYDYRCDNCGHEVEVFQSITAKPLRKCPECGKNTFKRLIGTGAGVLFKGDGFWQTDYRSEGYKKAADAEKPKSETKSETKSDSAASSSDAKPAKPAESKPAKKPGKKPNKKD